One Anaerobiospirillum thomasii DNA segment encodes these proteins:
- a CDS encoding sigma-70 family RNA polymerase sigma factor: MEPQNDKDNASCDAAIVKRVQEGDKQAYNILVIRYQHRVCQIAQKFVKDSVDANDIAQEAFIKAYRAIGSFRGESSFYTWLYRIVVNCAKTYLEQNSKMQVALDVDAPEFESQDVHGVLTSHETPDTLIESEELKKVIFKALSELPEDLRQALTLREMEGLSYEDISVIAGVPVGTVKSRIFRARQYIEEQMSAHR; encoded by the coding sequence ATGGAACCGCAGAACGATAAAGACAATGCATCTTGTGATGCCGCTATCGTAAAGCGGGTTCAGGAAGGTGATAAACAGGCTTACAACATACTTGTTATCAGGTATCAGCACAGAGTATGTCAGATTGCACAGAAGTTTGTAAAAGACAGTGTTGATGCCAATGATATAGCTCAGGAAGCATTTATCAAAGCTTACAGAGCTATAGGAAGCTTTAGAGGAGAAAGCTCCTTTTACACCTGGCTCTATAGGATTGTAGTCAACTGTGCTAAAACCTATTTGGAGCAGAACTCAAAGATGCAGGTGGCACTTGATGTTGATGCGCCTGAGTTTGAGTCACAGGATGTACATGGAGTTTTAACCTCGCATGAAACGCCAGATACACTTATTGAATCTGAAGAGCTTAAAAAAGTTATCTTCAAGGCGTTGTCAGAGCTTCCTGAAGATTTAAGACAGGCTTTAACCCTGCGCGAGATGGAGGGGCTATCCTATGAGGATATCTCAGTAATAGCAGGTGTTCCGGTCGGTACTGTAAAATCAAGAATTTTCAGAGCAAGACAGTACATAGAAGAACAAATGTCGGCTCATCGATAA
- a CDS encoding ATP-binding protein translates to MSLTNIQSLLRELDMRGALEQFNAYVNNPQELEATSIDTILTNMLTAEQNTRNKRRQESLIKASRLPVKAELCMILKDLERSDPTFINKIDSLSSLEFVEKCYNLTIYGKAGSGKTFIASALGRRNCCLGNSTLYYSTKDIIANLHMNLGSASYATKLKVITGKSMLILDDFCLTPYDADEKSILFDILDKRYGKKSTVILSQKSPDAWIDILKGGIDGDSLSESIVERCSNNNYTLIVPGTSRRTSVDED, encoded by the coding sequence ATGTCACTTACAAATATTCAATCTTTATTACGTGAGCTGGATATGAGGGGAGCTTTAGAGCAGTTTAATGCATATGTAAACAACCCTCAGGAGCTGGAGGCCACCAGCATTGATACCATTTTGACCAATATGCTCACAGCTGAGCAGAATACAAGAAATAAAAGACGTCAGGAGTCTTTAATTAAAGCTTCTAGACTGCCGGTAAAGGCAGAGCTTTGCATGATATTAAAAGATCTAGAACGCAGTGACCCTACATTTATCAATAAGATAGATAGCTTAAGCTCTCTTGAGTTTGTAGAAAAGTGCTACAACCTGACCATATACGGTAAAGCTGGATCTGGTAAAACCTTTATTGCTTCAGCTTTAGGGAGACGCAACTGCTGTCTTGGCAACTCAACTTTATACTACTCAACCAAAGACATTATAGCCAACCTGCACATGAATTTAGGCTCTGCAAGCTACGCCACCAAGTTAAAAGTTATAACAGGTAAAAGCATGCTTATCCTGGACGACTTCTGCCTCACCCCATATGATGCTGACGAGAAAAGCATTTTATTTGACATTCTGGACAAGCGATATGGCAAAAAGAGCACAGTGATTCTCTCTCAAAAATCCCCAGATGCCTGGATTGATATTTTAAAAGGAGGTATTGATGGTGATTCACTGTCAGAATCTATTGTTGAGCGATGCTCTAACAATAATTACACACTTATTGTACCAGGCACTTCCCGCCGTACTTCTGTTGATGAAGATTAA
- a CDS encoding ExeA family protein has product MISTDLLDYFKMEYTPFTNNIDTGFLYQTDIFRGACLKLKMAIENNSFALLTGVPGTGKSTLLRYFTSQLNEEKHTVMYVSLSNATPRWMYIAPLNQMGVKSKYYVNDARLQLHREIETLRKTHGKKVILIFDEAHLLANKYSKFSLLEEIRFLLNGNSYDSGSPLTLILSGQKEILSVLKTDKCKAITQRIMYFSSTQNLTNEQVGSYIGSHLKWSRCQDNPFEYRAVEKIGDLSGGNPRLINKICMHALSYTCLKREEKVTEATVTEVANNEVIDLILKNLN; this is encoded by the coding sequence ATGATAAGCACTGATTTATTAGACTACTTTAAGATGGAATATACCCCTTTTACAAATAATATTGACACTGGCTTTCTCTATCAGACAGACATTTTTAGAGGAGCATGCCTGAAGTTAAAAATGGCCATTGAGAACAACTCATTTGCATTGCTGACCGGAGTCCCTGGTACAGGTAAAAGCACACTGCTGCGCTACTTTACATCTCAGCTTAATGAAGAAAAACATACAGTGATGTATGTATCACTGTCTAATGCCACACCCAGGTGGATGTATATTGCTCCATTAAATCAGATGGGTGTAAAGTCAAAGTATTATGTCAATGATGCGCGTCTGCAGCTGCACAGAGAGATTGAGACATTAAGAAAGACCCACGGTAAAAAGGTAATTCTGATATTTGATGAGGCCCACCTGCTGGCTAATAAGTACAGTAAATTCAGCCTGCTTGAGGAGATTAGATTTTTACTCAACGGTAACAGCTATGACAGCGGATCACCGCTTACACTGATACTCTCAGGCCAAAAAGAAATTCTGTCTGTGCTCAAGACAGATAAGTGCAAGGCTATAACTCAAAGGATTATGTATTTTAGCTCTACGCAGAATCTGACAAATGAGCAGGTTGGCAGTTATATAGGATCTCATTTAAAGTGGTCAAGATGTCAAGATAATCCGTTTGAATATAGGGCCGTGGAAAAGATAGGCGATCTCTCAGGAGGAAATCCACGACTTATTAATAAGATCTGTATGCACGCTTTAAGCTATACATGCTTAAAGCGTGAAGAGAAGGTAACCGAAGCTACCGTAACTGAAGTTGCCAATAACGAGGTTATTGACCTAATTTTAAAGAATTTAAACTAG
- a CDS encoding sigma-E factor regulatory protein RseB domain-containing protein, producing MRLILHTAGWLCALAVLLSINTAQAQDLHTKSKVYGADNKCNIIMAQTKSAYTSTDMQARMVVVNGNNMGIYFLQHNYADNKRYAMWESLDGEIQGYAMRDKDGFDYNVDRRYLGHLSWHPTQIWNRIFDQNPDFESFSCVMTGRTRLAGYRVTLIRLVPQDGLRYTYLIARDDDTEMPIELAILSPEGEVLTKITAIDFNTTQKPFPHDDNIFESYAGRPKSLETVKPWKELNLPADFKLIGYGSLKDDNDNETSVYQEFSDGITSFRVYKSPRISVLMPTVSNGTLNIFRKVSGDSEYAVVGEVSIKLSESVLSNLSP from the coding sequence ATGAGACTTATTTTACATACCGCAGGCTGGCTTTGTGCCCTTGCGGTTTTATTATCTATAAATACAGCACAGGCACAGGATCTGCACACTAAAAGCAAAGTGTATGGTGCAGATAACAAGTGTAATATAATTATGGCTCAGACCAAATCTGCCTATACTTCTACAGATATGCAGGCCCGCATGGTTGTTGTCAATGGCAACAACATGGGCATCTATTTTCTGCAGCATAATTATGCTGATAATAAACGCTATGCTATGTGGGAGAGTCTTGATGGTGAGATTCAGGGCTATGCCATGCGTGATAAGGATGGTTTTGACTACAACGTAGACAGACGTTATCTTGGGCATCTGTCATGGCATCCTACGCAGATCTGGAACAGAATTTTTGATCAGAACCCAGATTTTGAGTCATTTTCCTGTGTGATGACGGGCAGAACAAGGCTTGCAGGCTACAGGGTGACTTTAATCAGACTGGTGCCTCAGGATGGGCTGCGCTATACCTATCTTATTGCCAGGGATGACGATACAGAAATGCCAATAGAGCTTGCAATTTTAAGCCCTGAAGGTGAGGTTTTAACCAAGATTACAGCCATAGATTTTAATACCACACAAAAGCCTTTTCCACATGATGACAACATCTTTGAAAGCTATGCAGGCAGACCAAAGAGTTTAGAGACTGTAAAGCCATGGAAGGAGCTTAATCTGCCAGCGGACTTTAAGCTCATTGGCTATGGCTCTTTAAAGGATGACAATGATAATGAAACTTCTGTCTATCAGGAGTTTAGTGATGGCATTACCTCATTCAGGGTCTATAAAAGCCCAAGAATATCTGTTTTAATGCCAACTGTGAGCAATGGTACTTTAAATATTTTCAGAAAGGTAAGCGGTGACAGTGAATATGCTGTAGTGGGCGAGGTCAGCATCAAACTTTCTGAAAGTGTCCTTTCAAATCTTAGTCCATAA
- a CDS encoding glycosyltransferase family 2 protein, whose protein sequence is MNKLDIKILLKGLISRTAREQILEIIARNKIEKTKLIMTLLVKNEENIIETNIRFHAAMGVDGFIVTSQNSTDKTNDILEKLKKEGLVLDIIYTSEKQFLQTKFVKNMINIATNKYKADWIINADADEFYYSKSLNLKKSILKDTLNIANVLIVDSIMLYPDDKYDYLNSTMFVTCPFTKFRAEMLGISSKSEFMPFIGSQGCTKVIHSTKGNPNPSMGNHDIKIRNKKMLESSDIQLFHYNIRNFKQYEEKVIRWRSAASFFSNGTGQHIRKAIEFYEKGELKQIYDSYYGKEMRNFLISEGVVSNNLSVINFLKYNKIYG, encoded by the coding sequence ATGAATAAACTAGATATAAAAATTTTATTAAAAGGACTTATCTCTAGAACTGCTAGAGAACAAATTCTAGAAATAATTGCACGCAATAAAATTGAAAAAACAAAACTCATAATGACTCTTCTGGTTAAAAATGAAGAAAATATTATAGAGACAAATATAAGATTTCATGCTGCAATGGGAGTTGATGGATTTATTGTTACAAGCCAGAATAGCACAGACAAAACAAATGATATTTTAGAAAAGCTTAAAAAGGAAGGATTGGTTCTTGACATAATTTACACATCAGAAAAACAATTTTTACAAACTAAGTTTGTAAAAAATATGATTAACATAGCTACAAATAAGTACAAAGCAGATTGGATTATAAATGCTGATGCGGATGAATTCTACTACAGTAAGTCGCTTAACTTAAAAAAAAGCATTTTAAAAGATACATTGAATATAGCCAATGTTTTAATAGTTGATTCGATTATGCTATATCCAGATGATAAATATGATTACTTAAATTCAACTATGTTTGTTACTTGCCCTTTTACTAAGTTTAGAGCAGAAATGCTTGGAATTTCTTCAAAGAGTGAGTTCATGCCTTTTATTGGAAGCCAGGGGTGTACTAAGGTTATTCATAGCACAAAAGGAAATCCAAATCCTTCAATGGGTAATCATGATATAAAAATTAGAAATAAAAAGATGCTAGAGTCGTCAGATATACAGCTTTTTCACTATAATATTAGAAACTTCAAACAATATGAAGAAAAGGTAATAAGATGGCGCTCTGCAGCATCATTTTTCTCAAATGGCACTGGACAACATATAAGAAAAGCAATAGAATTCTATGAGAAAGGGGAGTTAAAACAAATTTATGATAGTTATTATGGTAAGGAAATGAGAAATTTTTTAATTTCTGAAGGGGTAGTATCTAATAATTTAAGTGTTATTAATTTTTTAAAATATAATAAAATTTATGGGTAA
- the nadB gene encoding L-aspartate oxidase, whose protein sequence is MNYSTDCLIIGSGAAGLTLALGIADKAKVIVLSKKDVCAGSTNYAQGGIAGVYNIKDDQDSIEDHIRDTCIAGAGICEEQAVRYVAENAHNAIQWLINMGVPFDLKETEKLPEQSPYHLHREGGHSHRRIFHAEDHTGQSIQETLVKRAKEHKNITILEYRNAVDLITTTKLDLPGNRVLGAYVLNSENGKVETITAKFVALCTGGASKAYLYTCNPEVSSGDGIAMAWRAGCRIANMEFNQFHPTTLYCDADRNFLLTEALRGEGATLERKDGSRFMPEYDERGELAPRDIVARAIDHEMKKTGADCMYLNISHKPADFVKKHFPTIYERCLKVGIDITKQPIPIVPAAHFSCGGIMVDSKARTDIQGLYALGECAYTGLHGANRLASNSLLECVVYGHAAAKNILKHIDDIESSNATIPEWDDSQVTDSDEEVIITHNWHELRLTMWDYVGIVRTNKRLERAMHRIEMLKKEVGEYYANFKVSSNLLELRNLLDVAEIIVRSAMLRHESRGLHYTLDYPHYEDNIKQTILAKNIY, encoded by the coding sequence ATGAACTATTCAACTGATTGTCTTATCATTGGCAGCGGCGCTGCCGGACTGACCCTGGCTCTTGGTATTGCAGATAAAGCCAAAGTTATTGTGTTATCAAAAAAAGATGTCTGTGCAGGTTCTACAAATTATGCGCAGGGTGGCATTGCAGGAGTCTACAATATAAAGGACGATCAGGACTCAATTGAAGATCATATACGTGATACCTGCATTGCAGGTGCCGGAATCTGTGAAGAACAGGCTGTGCGCTATGTGGCTGAAAATGCCCACAATGCTATTCAGTGGCTCATCAATATGGGCGTACCTTTTGATCTTAAAGAGACAGAAAAACTGCCAGAGCAGTCTCCTTATCATCTGCACCGTGAAGGTGGCCACTCTCACAGAAGAATTTTCCATGCCGAGGATCATACAGGCCAGTCAATTCAGGAGACATTGGTAAAAAGAGCCAAAGAGCATAAAAATATCACCATTCTTGAGTATAGAAACGCAGTTGATCTTATAACCACAACCAAACTTGATCTGCCTGGCAACCGTGTACTTGGCGCCTATGTGCTAAATAGTGAGAATGGTAAGGTTGAGACCATTACTGCAAAGTTTGTAGCCTTATGCACAGGCGGTGCCTCAAAGGCCTATCTGTATACCTGCAATCCAGAGGTAAGCTCAGGTGATGGTATTGCCATGGCCTGGAGAGCGGGCTGTCGCATTGCCAATATGGAATTTAATCAGTTTCATCCAACAACACTCTATTGTGATGCTGACAGAAACTTTTTATTAACAGAGGCTTTGCGTGGTGAAGGCGCCACTCTTGAGCGTAAGGATGGCTCAAGATTTATGCCAGAGTATGATGAAAGAGGAGAGCTTGCTCCACGAGATATTGTCGCAAGAGCCATTGATCATGAAATGAAAAAGACAGGCGCTGACTGCATGTATTTAAATATAAGTCATAAGCCAGCTGACTTTGTCAAAAAACATTTTCCTACAATTTACGAAAGATGCCTAAAAGTTGGTATTGATATAACCAAGCAGCCAATACCTATTGTACCTGCAGCTCACTTTAGCTGTGGTGGTATCATGGTTGACAGTAAAGCAAGAACAGATATACAGGGTCTGTATGCTCTAGGTGAATGCGCCTACACTGGATTACATGGGGCCAACCGTCTTGCCTCAAACTCTCTTCTTGAGTGTGTTGTATATGGTCATGCAGCAGCAAAAAACATATTAAAGCATATTGATGATATTGAATCTTCAAATGCTACCATTCCTGAGTGGGATGACAGTCAGGTTACAGACTCAGATGAAGAGGTTATAATTACTCATAACTGGCATGAACTGCGCCTTACCATGTGGGACTATGTTGGTATTGTAAGAACCAATAAGAGACTTGAGCGTGCCATGCATAGAATAGAAATGCTAAAAAAGGAAGTTGGTGAGTATTATGCCAACTTCAAAGTTAGCTCTAATCTGCTAGAGCTTAGAAATCTTTTGGATGTAGCAGAAATTATCGTAAGATCTGCAATGCTAAGACATGAATCAAGAGGTCTGCACTATACACTAGACTATCCTCATTATGAAGATAATATAAAACAAACTATTCTTGCAAAAAACATTTATTAA
- a CDS encoding DDE-type integrase/transposase/recombinase, translating into MTNIKQRIKDLNDDPKSYRMRVIAPIVSLKKDANGKNSKKRVAMIKQVAAEQCLSVRTIERWVDQYEQFGLQGLEPKYKKFRSDIRRFISFESLLDEAIVLRRQCPTISVVEIIKCLEEKHQNIKGIIKRSTLQRHLQQKGFSRGELLREREKGGTAFFGAYRKKLPMEQVQADIKIAGKSFCVNEQGMPVTPYIHLWMDNASRMILVATISDTQDNSLVLSSFRELVTGYGIPMSILTDQGSVYKSAAMEHCTSTLGVPHKRSKPYKPQSKGAIERLNGTLDKVLKQLEGMNNVKLSMVELLVKQWVAEYNETPHSALTENMGTDAEVTLSPKEYFYKYIELVARPVDDIVNLAFTMEYSRKVLKDGVIHIKGRYYKLPANSAKSGEYVVVHCSLVGNSVELVQELTEEEKKESLSQSMYKFIPLYEREIKENIDFTERASDRSEDMPQSVPDEIKPTIQRLARRLYKDRDLYTTEKDFEEQLRKELFHQGPASYSTEPGNSSLYNKSSIKTDEDK; encoded by the coding sequence ATGACCAATATTAAACAAAGAATTAAAGATTTAAATGATGATCCAAAGAGTTACAGAATGAGGGTTATTGCGCCCATTGTGTCACTTAAGAAAGATGCCAATGGGAAAAATTCGAAGAAGCGTGTGGCTATGATAAAACAGGTTGCAGCAGAGCAGTGCTTATCTGTGAGAACTATTGAGCGCTGGGTTGACCAATATGAACAATTTGGTCTGCAAGGACTTGAGCCAAAGTATAAGAAGTTTCGCTCAGATATAAGGAGGTTCATCAGTTTTGAGAGTCTACTAGATGAAGCAATAGTCTTGCGCAGGCAATGTCCTACCATTTCAGTAGTTGAGATCATTAAATGTCTGGAAGAAAAACACCAAAACATAAAGGGCATTATAAAGCGCTCTACTTTACAGAGGCATTTACAGCAGAAAGGTTTTTCTCGTGGGGAGCTTTTAAGAGAGCGTGAAAAAGGAGGAACAGCATTTTTCGGAGCCTATCGTAAAAAGCTCCCTATGGAGCAGGTTCAGGCAGATATTAAAATAGCTGGAAAATCATTTTGTGTTAATGAGCAGGGCATGCCAGTAACCCCATATATCCATCTATGGATGGACAATGCCTCACGCATGATCCTCGTGGCAACCATATCTGACACCCAGGATAACAGCCTGGTTCTGTCATCTTTTAGAGAGCTTGTTACAGGCTATGGTATTCCAATGAGCATTCTTACAGATCAGGGCTCTGTATATAAGAGCGCTGCAATGGAGCATTGCACCAGCACTTTAGGAGTTCCTCATAAGCGCTCAAAACCATATAAACCTCAGAGCAAAGGGGCAATTGAACGTTTAAATGGTACTTTAGATAAAGTATTAAAGCAGCTTGAAGGTATGAATAATGTAAAGCTGAGTATGGTTGAATTACTTGTAAAACAGTGGGTTGCAGAGTACAACGAAACACCACATTCAGCTCTAACCGAAAATATGGGAACAGATGCAGAGGTAACACTATCCCCTAAAGAATATTTTTACAAATATATAGAGCTTGTAGCAAGACCTGTAGATGATATTGTGAATCTGGCCTTTACTATGGAGTACTCTCGTAAGGTCCTCAAGGATGGCGTCATACACATAAAAGGCCGTTATTACAAGTTGCCTGCAAATAGCGCCAAAAGTGGAGAGTATGTGGTCGTGCACTGCTCTTTAGTGGGCAATTCAGTGGAGCTTGTACAGGAGCTTACTGAGGAAGAAAAAAAAGAAAGCCTCTCACAGAGCATGTATAAATTTATACCGCTGTATGAGCGTGAAATCAAAGAGAATATTGACTTTACCGAACGTGCATCTGATAGATCAGAAGACATGCCTCAGTCTGTGCCTGATGAAATAAAGCCAACTATACAAAGGCTCGCCCGCAGGTTGTATAAGGATAGAGATCTTTATACCACAGAGAAGGATTTTGAAGAGCAACTAAGGAAAGAGCTATTCCACCAAGGCCCGGCCTCCTATAGCACAGAGCCAGGAAATAGCTCTTTATACAACAAAAGCTCAATCAAGACAGATGAGGATAAATAA
- a CDS encoding DUF1796 family putative cysteine peptidase, whose amino-acid sequence MGNTFFFKNKFDLIVSLGEDCACTSYLRRFNLQDYTFPFDWLTRASFTTRIDLICNNFENFLRKENIYKLGFPYNTRINCEHADYEDKKLEFNFYHDFNKYLEFSDAFNDVKSKYNRRIARFYNLAENSNKILFVWWDRSNKIEFDTIIESYKKLSNKFPKKDVYLLLIFYSEIENHTSLENEHIYIAKYNNLFNIKDHSNNDTLGNTLNNYKLFKKIRKQRSPYYIFKYFLFYLFKVLVVLIPFRETRSKLRHKIRYIFFKAKL is encoded by the coding sequence ATGGGTAATACGTTTTTTTTTAAAAATAAATTTGATCTAATAGTATCATTAGGGGAAGATTGTGCCTGTACATCGTACTTGAGGAGATTTAATCTACAAGACTATACTTTCCCTTTTGATTGGTTAACTCGTGCTAGTTTTACTACTAGAATAGATCTTATATGCAATAATTTTGAAAATTTTCTTCGCAAAGAAAATATATATAAACTTGGTTTTCCTTATAATACACGAATAAACTGTGAACACGCAGATTATGAAGATAAAAAACTAGAATTTAATTTTTACCATGACTTTAATAAATATCTTGAGTTTTCGGATGCTTTTAATGATGTAAAGAGCAAGTACAACCGGAGAATAGCCCGCTTTTATAATCTTGCTGAAAACTCAAATAAAATTTTATTTGTTTGGTGGGACCGTTCCAACAAGATAGAGTTTGATACAATAATTGAAAGCTATAAAAAACTCTCTAATAAATTTCCTAAAAAGGATGTTTATTTACTTCTTATTTTCTATTCTGAAATAGAAAACCATACTTCTTTAGAAAATGAACACATTTACATTGCTAAATACAATAACTTATTCAACATAAAGGATCATAGTAATAATGACACCCTAGGAAATACTTTAAATAACTATAAATTATTTAAAAAAATACGAAAGCAGAGATCTCCTTATTACATATTTAAATATTTTTTGTTTTATTTATTTAAAGTACTAGTAGTACTAATCCCTTTTAGAGAAACTCGATCTAAGCTAAGACATAAAATCAGATATATTTTTTTTAAAGCAAAGCTATAA
- a CDS encoding sigma-E factor negative regulatory protein: MFANNKNDINEQISAIFDGEELPHGELVQSRSDAAKKHMQNWSLIGSALRDELPAKIDTNFADSVMAKLELEENVGLAKIKSDLSDQVEVNQKQKYRLINIFKRSAIIATEIAVAASVAVFTVVGWQTYLAGDIGSSYDGSMTAQSLGPIGGINLASYQNNGPHVINLNSASQTPAMQTEALKQMQHKEMQRINTYVKGYVLDNSLK, encoded by the coding sequence ATGTTTGCTAACAACAAGAACGACATAAATGAGCAGATTTCAGCCATTTTTGATGGCGAAGAACTGCCTCATGGCGAGCTGGTGCAAAGCCGTTCTGACGCTGCTAAAAAACATATGCAAAACTGGTCATTGATTGGCAGTGCCCTGCGTGATGAACTTCCTGCAAAGATTGATACTAACTTTGCAGATAGCGTCATGGCCAAACTCGAACTTGAGGAAAATGTAGGTCTTGCCAAGATTAAGTCAGATCTTAGCGATCAGGTTGAGGTCAATCAGAAACAGAAATATCGCCTTATCAATATCTTTAAGCGTAGCGCCATTATAGCAACAGAAATTGCCGTTGCCGCCTCAGTTGCAGTATTTACAGTTGTAGGATGGCAGACATATCTTGCAGGTGATATTGGCAGCAGCTACGATGGTTCTATGACAGCGCAGAGCCTTGGTCCTATTGGCGGTATCAATCTTGCAAGCTATCAGAATAATGGCCCTCATGTTATTAATTTAAATTCAGCTTCACAGACTCCTGCCATGCAGACCGAAGCTTTAAAGCAGATGCAGCACAAAGAGATGCAGAGAATTAATACATATGTTAAAGGCTATGTACTGGACAATTCATTAAAGTAA
- a CDS encoding DNA-binding protein, which produces MTTSKSDKKAFRDDLTKEKFDEAVSTLNKQGKKLTIRAIKELVGGANKTISAFMRQYNKTIMEASFNETMPESFQQDMQRVALNLFESFRDKINADRTRLQNEYDAKHKEIGELMSEAQKELHLAQEKLKEQDAQIAKKDERIKELESLLAEQTKTNAHLTKRLEQQSDDKQQAILEAIARLGK; this is translated from the coding sequence ATGACAACATCTAAATCAGATAAAAAAGCTTTTCGTGACGATCTGACCAAAGAGAAATTTGATGAGGCTGTATCTACCCTTAATAAGCAAGGTAAAAAACTGACTATACGTGCTATTAAAGAGCTTGTCGGAGGCGCTAATAAAACCATATCAGCATTTATGCGTCAGTACAATAAAACCATTATGGAGGCCAGTTTTAATGAAACTATGCCAGAAAGCTTCCAGCAGGACATGCAAAGGGTGGCATTAAACCTGTTTGAGTCTTTTAGAGATAAGATCAATGCCGACAGAACCCGACTGCAAAATGAGTATGATGCAAAGCATAAGGAAATAGGTGAGCTTATGTCAGAGGCACAAAAGGAGCTGCATCTAGCTCAGGAGAAGCTAAAAGAGCAAGATGCTCAAATTGCTAAAAAGGATGAAAGGATAAAAGAGCTTGAGTCTCTTTTAGCGGAGCAAACCAAGACCAACGCACATTTAACCAAGCGGCTGGAGCAGCAAAGCGATGACAAGCAGCAGGCTATACTGGAGGCTATAGCCAGGCTTGGTAAATAA